From the genome of Dehalococcoidia bacterium:
GCACCAAAAACATCCACCTGCTAAAGTAATTTTTGACTTCATGATTCCTTTTATCCCCTACACAAAAGCAAGAGCCTTACTCCTCGCCACGCGGCCAGGAAGAGCACCTGTATGTATCCCATTCTTCAATAGAATTTCCCCATTCACAATTGTAAATAAAACTCCTATCGCTTCTTGCTTTAATCTGGTCAATCCACCAGGTAAGTCATCCACTTCCTCAGGTTCCAAAGCACCCACTGTATCAGGGTCAAAAATAACTATGTCTGCATTAAATCCTGGGCGTATCAGGCCTCGATCATACAATCCATATATAGAGGCCTGCATAAACGTTAGCTTTCTTACAGCTTCCTCTAATGAAAGGGCTTTTTCTTCACGAACCCATCTACCAAGGACCATTGTGCTGTACCCATAACCTGCCTCAAAAACTACATGCGCTCCAGCGTCAGATAAGCCTATCAAGGTATAAGGACTGGATATCAACGCAGCCATAACTCCACCGTCAGCTCCCTGCTGTGAATTTTGCAGCCCTGTCCCCAGTTCTTCATCTACCATCAATTCTAAGAAGGCATCTAATACCTCTTTCCCTTGGGATTGAGCCATTTCAGCAATGCTCATACCTTGGAAATGACGATTGGCCTCTTTCAATGTTCTGGTAATTAAAATACGATCCCATTTAATTGGTAATGCGCCGATCGGCAAATCATCGCCATCAACTGCTTCTTTCTTCAAAGCATCTCTTAGATCCATATCATTAAAAGCAGCTATTTTCTCCTGTACTGTACCAAGCATTATTGGTCGCCACGTTGGGAGTCGGTCAAAAATTTGCGCATTTCGCATTGTGAAACGCTGTGCTGAAGGGCGGGGATTCACAACCGGGTATACTTGGTACCCTTCGCTTATCCGCTTCTCCACTAGATCAAGATGCATTTTCCATCTATCGGGTTCGTTTGAATTATGAACGATTTGATTGTATACAACCGGTCTATGTGAAACTTCACCAAGCCTTGTCGCAAACCCATCTCTAATTTCTAATGGGTACGCAGCCCCGCATTGGATGACTCCTGCCCCAACATCTTTGAGCGCAGTTGCAAGCTCATATAACTCTTCTACGGGAGGTACAATTCCAGGAATAGGTCGGCCCAATAAATCCATATGCCCACGATTGCGATTAAATGAGATCCCTAAAGCTCCAGCCTGAATAGACTCTCTGAGTAAATCTTTCATTTGCGATAATTCAGCTTCAGTAGCTATCTCACGTTCATAAGCATCTTCACCCATAACCCAGCGTCTTATAGCTGAGTGACCAACAAGTGAACCCGCATTAATACCAAGATTTTGATCAATAAAATCTAAATACTCACCAAAGGAAGTCCATTCCCAAGGTATTCCTTCTTTTAAGCTTTCCATCGGAATAGCCTCAACTCTCGAAAGCATCATAGCGAGGTCTTCGCGATCTTCAGGCTTAGTAGGTGCCAGAGTTAGCGAACAATTGCCAAAAATTACGGTTGTAACACCGTGTTGTGGAGAAAAAGTACATAACGGATCCCAAGTAACCTGAGCATCAAAGTGACAATGGTTATCAATGAAACCAGGTGCTACGACTAAGCCAGAAGCATCAATTACTTGGCGAGCAGATGTCCCAAGGTGGCCTATGTCAGTTATTCGTCCTTCTACAATGCCAACATCCGCAATAAATGAAGGCATCCCTGAACCATCAGCAATCCGACCATTTTTTATCAGTAAATCGTACATATTCCCTCCTGTAAGTACGTTTCACCAACTATCCCAATCAGGCTCAAAGACTACTCCGAGTGGCGAGTTCCAGCAATACAAATAGAGAATGCTAATCCCAGCGAGTTTTGGGGCGGGTTTCCAAAACCCCGTCCACATACATGTCTACTTTACCTTGAGGGAAACAAATGCAATTTTGAATCGCAGAGACTTCCGGGATCGGATTGTTATAAACCCAAGCTATATCCTCAATGGATTCTTCTTCGTTCTTAAAGTCATAGTATTGCGCCTCACCTTTGTAAGGTGAAGGAATTTTTCGAGAATTTTGCGCAAGGTATGAAGTTATCACGTCGGATAATGGAATATAAAAACGCCTTGGGAGACCCGTCTCTACGAGCAAAATTGGACTAGTAGTTTTAGCTACGAGCAGTGAATTTATATAGATTTCAATTAGGCGATTACTACGAAGACAATCGACCCTTGTGTAAGGATCTTTGACACCGAAAAACACCTGCTCATTTTCCTCAAACCAAGCATCCACTTTGCTCCAATAGAATGCAACATACCCGCGAATATCAAGGCAGTCTTCAAGCGGTTCCGAATAGCACCACACCGCGTCTTCACTGAATGAATCCCCAACTCTGATGCTCCAATACTGAGCATCCCCTTTGATTGGTCAATGCGTTGAGCGAATTGAGGTCTCCAAAAGTTCCATCCGGACATCACTAAAAGGGAAATAATAAACAGGCTGATGGTTTGTCTCATGCATTATGAGAACCCTGCTACTACTTGCAATTGTTTCTCCCGCAAACTCCACTCGGATTTTCTTAGAAGTGGGCTCCATAAATGCCAAGTGCTCATTTATCCCTTGAGCGTTTGCACTTAATGCCCTGAAAGCTTGTGTCATGCTGACCTCCCGAAGCTAAAGAATACTGAAAAACATGCAGGAAACCTGCAGTCACGATATATTATCGCTATAACCCGAGGTAAAGCGAATGATAGAACTAGAAACTGGGGCTTGGGCTGCCCTGGCGCTTGGATTTTTATTGGGCCTAAAGCATGCTACTGACGCGGATCATGTAGTAGCTATTTCTGTGATCGCAAAAGAAGAGGCCAGCGCATGGAAGGGAATTTGGGTAGGGTTATCGTGGAGCCTAGGCCACACAACTCCTCTTTTTGTTTTAGGAATCATTATCCTTTTATTAAAAGAGGCAGTTTTAACGCATTACGTTAATTTCGCACCAACTCTAGAGCTTTTTGTAGGCTTCATGTTGCTTTTCCTAGGGTTCCAAGTGTTCTATAACCTCCAAAGAGGGACCCTTCACCTACACCAACATGAGCATGACGGACAATCCCACTTACATGTTCACGCGACCCATGCTACTGAAATCGAACCGATAAAAATCTCTACCCATAATTTTTGGAGTATGAGCAAGCCTTCCTTTCGAACGAAATCGTACGTTATTGGGGTAATCCATGGACTTGCGGGTAGTGCGGCAGTAATGCTTGTACTTCTTCCTCAAATAGAGTCTATTTGGGTTGGAGTTGGTTATTTAGTGATGTTTGGAGTAGGAACATGCATATCAATGTGTGCAATAACAATAGCGCT
Proteins encoded in this window:
- a CDS encoding amidohydrolase family protein; its protein translation is MYDLLIKNGRIADGSGMPSFIADVGIVEGRITDIGHLGTSARQVIDASGLVVAPGFIDNHCHFDAQVTWDPLCTFSPQHGVTTVIFGNCSLTLAPTKPEDREDLAMMLSRVEAIPMESLKEGIPWEWTSFGEYLDFIDQNLGINAGSLVGHSAIRRWVMGEDAYEREIATEAELSQMKDLLRESIQAGALGISFNRNRGHMDLLGRPIPGIVPPVEELYELATALKDVGAGVIQCGAAYPLEIRDGFATRLGEVSHRPVVYNQIVHNSNEPDRWKMHLDLVEKRISEGYQVYPVVNPRPSAQRFTMRNAQIFDRLPTWRPIMLGTVQEKIAAFNDMDLRDALKKEAVDGDDLPIGALPIKWDRILITRTLKEANRHFQGMSIAEMAQSQGKEVLDAFLELMVDEELGTGLQNSQQGADGGVMAALISSPYTLIGLSDAGAHVVFEAGYGYSTMVLGRWVREEKALSLEEAVRKLTFMQASIYGLYDRGLIRPGFNADIVIFDPDTVGALEPEEVDDLPGGLTRLKQEAIGVLFTIVNGEILLKNGIHTGALPGRVARSKALAFV
- a CDS encoding DUF427 domain-containing protein, with translation MITSYLAQNSRKIPSPYKGEAQYYDFKNEEESIEDIAWVYNNPIPEVSAIQNCICFPQGKVDMYVDGVLETRPKTRWD